A stretch of the Capsicum annuum cultivar UCD-10X-F1 chromosome 8, UCD10Xv1.1, whole genome shotgun sequence genome encodes the following:
- the LOC107839684 gene encoding histidine kinase CKI1, with the protein MKLSIMRNNSERHVSLLSEQLRNKTFAQIENTANMVLPLNSSASNLARYLSSSLNGTQLTFTTIQTEVAHKLFLSFSTIPFVSQISYLGQDRLMYSFYTEEGHNERQTFAVFTNSSSAVCYSQPANRDSGIPYGQPAVVDAKTVGLEILGWSKQSSNGTMGYASQSFIGIGLNKAKRKLFFNTAAMDGRAKISVGFSVQLVKNEYSNLNFYGADFYLASNNGQIIVDTKIPHTSINAYNGTISVQFKNLDGTHQDLSGNQSCKLGNGERGQFEVKIKEEKYMFYCSVIEIAGLEAVYSLAFNAQAMGRNVHKHNKEAYLLLVFMFVIVVVSLCSFIIIVFKAARRDMFLCAALIKQMELSNQAEKKSLNKSQAFATASHDIRNGFGSITCKINSCLDYAPPQLEQSLKLIHDETMNLLDILNSVLDASKIEAGKMPLKMEEFDLAELVEKLIDLHYHRAIEKGVDLILDPIDDSLAKFRLVKGDRVKIMQILSNLITNAIKFTQEGHICVKASVSKPSRNNALVVCNHHNPLNCWTRLCTKQKCCCNTSNDFPAIQQNPNCMEFTFEVDDTGCGIPKDKQKSVFENFVQVKEEPTSGEEGYGLGLGIVQSMVHLMGGEIKIVDKDDGERGTRFQFNIFLTTRDTVSVEAEEQENNVQNHGLIRSYLSHHLGMQFRLSPPRSEGCHVVLFLTGEKRRKVLSRAIDNMNIKVTEVRKINELARLLDRIKRNMDLSSNLTNDDTNEVASETKDTQDHAIPHCKRSNSSGSSNVLLIIIDSQAGPLSELSLSVVNFKKDLQNVTCKFVLLQDHVSPPCLPPFDCVFTKPLHGKRLHEVLRLLFENRNSPIQHDRTKTSQEIECQELKSGTLPTCQLEEIVIPDSNKKSSSKELRGKKVLVVDDQLLQRMYASKLLQKEGADVDVCENGKDAFDKVFKSLNEADKTYDFIVMDCQMPVMDGYQATRLIRKEEKRHGIHIPIIALTGDDMNSHIKDAGMDFHLTKPLKLVDLYALPLTALH; encoded by the exons atgaagTTGTCAATAATGAGGAATAATAGTGAACGCCATGTGAGCTTGTTGTCAGAGCAATTGAGAAATAAAACATTTGCACAGATTGAAAACACAGCCAATATGGTTCTGCCCTTAAATTCCTCAGCATCAAACTTGGCTAGATATCTAAGTTCATCTCTCAATGGAACACAATTAACATTCACCACTATCCAAACTGAG GTAGCACACAAATTGTTTCTGTCATTTTCAACaatcccatttgtatcacaaatCTCATACTTGGGACAAGATAGGCTGATGTACTCTTTTTACACTGAAGAAGGCCACAATGAGCGCCAAACTTTTGCAGTGTTTACCAACTCTTCATCTGCAGTGTGTTATAGTCAGCCAGCGAATCGTGACAGTGGGATACCTTATGGACAACCAGCGGTTGTTGATGCAAAAACAGTGGGTCTCGAGATTCTAGGATGGTCTAAACAATCCTCAAATGGAACAATGGGGTATGCATCTCAGTCCTTTATTGGCATTGGATTGAATAAAGCCAAGAGGAAACTATTTTTCAATACAGCGGCAATGGATGGAAGGGCCAAGATCTCAGTGGGATTTTCAGTTCAACTTGTGAAAAATGAATATTCTAACTTAAACTTTTATGGTGCGGATTTTTACCTGGCCAGTAATAATGGCCAAATAATTGTGGATACAAAGATTCCTCATACCAGCATAAATGCGTATAATGGTACCATTTCTGTGCAATTCAAGAACCTGGATGGTACTCATCAAGATTTGAGTGGCAACCAATCTTGTAAGCTGGGAAATGGTGAAAGGGGACAATTTGAAGTTAAAATCAAGGAGGAGAAGTACATGTTCTACTGCTCTGTCATTGAAATAGCTGGACTCGAAGCG GTATACAGTTTGGCGTTCAATGCTCAAGCAATGGGAAGGAATGTCCATAAACATAACAAAGAAGCATATTTGCTGCTTGTGTTCATGTTTGTTATAGTAGTAGTCTCGTTATGTTCTTTCATTATCATAGTCTTCAAAGCTGCAAGGAGAGATATGTTCTTGTGTGCTGCTCTGATCAAGCAGATGGAATTAAGTAATCAAGCAGAGAAGAAAAGTCTAAATAAGAGTCAGGCATTTGCGACTGCAAGTCATGACATTCGTAATGGTTTTGGAAGTATAACTTGTAAGATAAACAGTTGTCTTGATTATGCACCCCCACAGCTTGAACAAAGCCTGAAGCTCATCCATGACGAAACCATGAACCTTTTAG ATATATTAAATTCTGTTCTGGACGCGAGCAAGATTGAAGCTGGTAAGATGCCACTCAAGATGGAAGAGTTTGATCTAGCAGAACTCGTCGAGAAGTTAATTGATTTGCATTATCATAGAGCCATAGAGAAGGGAGTGGATTTGATACTTGACCCTATCGATGACTCTCTTGCAAAGTTTCGGTTGGTGAAGGGTGACAGAGTGAAAATTATGCAGATATTAAGTAATTTGATTACGAATGCTATTAAGTTTACCCAAGAAGGCCACATCTGTGTCAAAGCTTCTGTGAGCAAACCAAGTCGAAATAATGCACTTGTTGTTTGCAATCATCATAATCCGTTGAACTGTTGGACAAGGTTGTGCACCAAGCAAAAATGTTGCTGCAATACTTCAAATGATTTTCCAGCCATCCAACAGAATCCCAACTGCATGGAATTCACATTTGAGGTGGATGACACGGGTTGTGGGATTCCGAAAGATAAACAAAAATCTGTCTTTGAGAACTTTGTTCAGGTGAAAGAAGAACCAACTTCTGGAGAAGAAGGTTATGGCTTGGGACTAGGCATTGTTCAATCTATG GTGCATCTAATGGGAGGAGAGATCAAGATTGTTGACAAAGACGACGGAGAAAGAGGCACTCGCTTCCAATTCAACATATTTCTGACTACTCGTGACACAGTATCTGTTGAAGCTGAGGAACAAGAAAACAATGTGCAAAATCATGGTCTTATTCGAAGTTATCTTTCGCATCACTTGGGAATGCAATTTCGGTTGTCTCCACCTAGATCAGAAGGATGTCATGTTGTCCTATTCCTAACtggagaaaaaaggagaaaagtttTAAGCAGGGCGATAgacaacatgaacataaaagtTACAGAGGTGAGGAAAATCAATGAACTAGCTCGGTTGCTTGATAGAATAAAGAGAAATATGGACCTTTCCTCCAATTTAACCAATGATGATACAAATGAAGTGGCTTCAGAAACCAAGGACACACAGGATCATGCCATCCCTCATTGCAAAAGGTCTAATTCCAGTGGCTCGTCAAATGTCTTGCTTATAATTATTGATTCTCAGGCTGGACCTCTCTCCGAATTGAGTTTATCTGTGGTTAACTTCAAGAAAGATTTGCAGAATGTTACTTGCAAGTTTGTGTTGTTGCAAGATCATGTTAGCCCACCGTGTCTTCCTCCTTTTGATTGTGTTTTTACGAAACCATTACATGGCAAACGTTTACATGAAGTGCTTAGACTTCTTTTTGAAAATCGAAACAGTCCAATCCAACATGATAGGACTAAGACGAGTCAAGAGATTGAATGCCAAGAACTGAAATCAGGTACCTTACCTACATGCCAACTCGAGGAGATTGTGATACCTGATAGTAACAAAAAGAGTAGTAGCAAGGAATTAAGAGGAAAGAAGGTTTTGGTTGTTGATGATCAACTCCTACAACGCATGTACGCCTCCAAGCTCCTTCAAAAAGAAGGAGCAGATGTTGATGTTTGTGAGAATGGAAAAGATGCCTTTGATAAAGTTTTCAAATCTTTGAATGAAGCTGACAAAACCTATGATTTTATAGTGATGGATTGCCAG ATGCCAGTTATGGATGGGTATCAAGCAACAAGGCTAATACGAAAGGAGGAGAAAAGGCATGGAATTCACATACCTATAATTGCACTGACTGGTGATGATATGAACTCCCATATTAAGGATGCTGGAATGGATTTTCACTTGACTAAGCCTCTAAAACTTGTAGATTTATATGCTCTCCCATTAACCGCGCTTCATTAG
- the LOC107839685 gene encoding calreticulin, with product MATQRRKSPSSLYLIAVFSLLVASAAAKVFFEENFNDGWESRWVKSDWKKDENMAGEWNHTSGKWSGDANDKGIQTSEDYRFYAISAEFPEFSNKGKNLVFQFSVKHEQKLDCGGGYMKLISGDVDQKKFGGDTPYSIMFGPDICGYSTKKVHAILTYNDTNHLIKKEVPCETDQLTHVYTFILRPDATYSILIDSVEKQSGSLYSDWDILPPKTIKDPSAKKPEDWDDKEFIDDPEDKKPEGYDDIPEEITDPDAKKPEDWDDEEDGEWTAPTIPNPEYKGPWKAKKIKNPNYKGKWKAPMIDNPEFKDDPDLYVFPKLKYVGVELWQVKSGTLFDNVVITDDPEYAKSVAEETWGKQKDAEKAAFEEAEKKREEEESKAAPADSDAEDDDEADSDDADDADDKSESKDDDEAAHDEL from the exons ATGGCTACTCAACGAAGAAAAAGCCCTAGCTCTCTCTATCTCATTGCTGTTTTCTCTCTACTTGTAGCTTCCGCCGCCGCCAAAGTTTTCTTCGAGGAAAATTTCAATG ATGGCTGGGAGAGCAGATGGGTGAAATCTGATTGGAAGAAAGACGAGAACATGGCCGGAGAGTGGAATCACACCTCTGGCAAGTGGAGTGGAGACGCTAATGACAAAG GTATCCAGACCAGTGAAGACTACAGGTTCTATGCCATTTCGGCTGAGTTCCCTGAATTTAGTAACAAGGGAAAGAACCTAGTGTTCCAGTTCTCTGTTAAGCATGAGCAAAAGCTTGACTGTGGTGGTGGGTACATGAAGTTGATTAGTGGGGATGTTGACCAAAAGAAATTCGGTGGTGATACTCCCTACAG TATCATGTTTGGACCAGATATCTGTGGCTACAGCACCAAGAAGGTCCACGCTATTCTCACTTATAACGACACAAACCACCTGATCAAGAAGGAAGTCCCATGTGAGACTGATCAACTGACCCATGTCTACACTTTCATCCTCCGCCCTGATGCCACATACAGCATTCTCATTGACAGTGTGGAGAAACAGTCTGGTAGCTTGTACTCTGACTGGGACATTCTCCCACCAAAGACGATCAAGGATCCAAGTGCCAAGAAA CCTGAAGATTGGGATGACAAGGAATTCATTGATGATCCTGAGGATAAGAAGCCAGAG GGCTATGATGACATTCCAGAAGAGATAACTGATCCTGATGCCAAGAAG CCAGAGGACtgggatgatgaagaagatggtGAATGGACAGCCCCAACCATTCCTAACCCGGAGTACAAGGGCCCATGGAAGGCAAAG AAAATTAAGAACCCCAACTACAAGGGGAAGTGGAAGGCTCCTATGATTGATAACCCAG AGTTCAAGGATGACCCAGATCTCTATGTTTTCCCAAAATTGAAGTATGTGGGAGTTGAATTGTGGCAA GTGAAATCTGGAACCTTGTTTGACAATGTTGTCATAACCGATGATCCAGAGTATGCCAAGTCAGTTGCTGAGGAAACATGGGGAAAGCAGAAGGAT GCGGAAAAGGCTGCTTTTGAAGAAGCAGAAAAGAAGAGAGAGGAGGAG GAATCAAAGGCTGCTCCAGCTGATTCTGAC GCCGAGGATGATGATGAGGCTGATTCAGATGATGCTGATGATGCTGATGACAAGTCTGAGTCCAAGGATGATGATGAAGCAGCACAT GATGAACTGTAA
- the LOC107839687 gene encoding pyrophosphate-energized vacuolar membrane proton pump: MGLMSESLTQILIPLAALIGIGFALLQWFLVSKVRVSGGSELDSEYNDKLIEEDGQEEGIDSDVVVAKCAEIQKAISEGATSFLFTEYKYLGIFMVVFGAIIFLFLGSVKSFSTESEPCTFNKENICKPALANAFFTTIAFLLGGLTSALSGFLGMKIATYANARTTLEARKSIGKAFTTAFRSGAVMGFLLAANGLLVLYVSINLFKLYYGDDWEGLYESITGYGLGGSSMALFGRVGGGIYTKAADVGADLVGKVERNIPEDDPRNPAVIADNVGDNVGDIAGMGSDLFGSYAESSCAALFVASISSFGSSHDYSAMSYPLIISSMGIVVCLITTLFATNMFEIKKVTEIEPSLKRQLLISTILMTVGIAFVSFFTLPSEFTIFDFGSDKVVKNWHLFFCVSIGLWAGLVIGYTTEYYTSSAYSPVQDVADSCRTGAATNVIFGLALGYKSVIIPIFAIAASIYVSFNLAAMYGIAVAALGMLSTIATGLAIDAYGPISDNAGGIAEMAGMNHSIRERTDALDAAGNTTAAIGKGFAIESAALVSLALFGAYVSRAGIKTVDVLAPKVFIGLIVGAMLPYWFSAMTMKSVGSAALKMVEEVRRQFNTIPGLMEGTAKPDYATCVKISTDASLKEMIPPGALVMLTPLIAGTFFGVETLAGLLAGSLVSGVQVAISASNTGGAWDNAKKYIEAGATEHARTLGPKGSDAHKAAVIGDTVGDPLKDTSGPSLNILIKLMAVESLVFAPFFATHGGLLFKLL; the protein is encoded by the exons ATGGGGTTGATGAGTGAATCTTTAACACAGATTCTGATACCTTTAGCTGCTCTTATTGGCATTGGTTTTGCTCTGCTTCAGTGGTTTCTGGTTTCAAAGGTTAGAGTCTCTGGTGGATCAGAATTGGATAGTGAATACAATGACAAGTTGATTGAAGAAGATGGACAAGAAGAAGGTATTGATTCTGATGTAGTTGTTGCCAAGTGTGCTGAGATTCAGAAAGCCATTTCTGAAG GAGCAACATCTTTCCTGTTCACGGAATACAAATATCTCGGCATATTCATGGTGGTATTTGGAGCAATCATATTTCTCTTCCTTGGATCAGTAAAAAGTTTCAGCACAGAAAGTGAGCCTTGCACTTTCAACAAAGAAAACATTTGCAAACCAGCTTTAGCAAATGCTTTCTTCACCACCATTGCCTTCTTGCTGGGGGGCCTAACTTCAGCCCTTTCTGGTTTTCTTGGAATGAAAATTGCAACATATGCCAATGCAAGAACGACTCTGGAAGCAAGGAAGAGCATTGGGAAGGCGTTCACAACAGCTTTTCGTTCAGGTGCAGTTATGGGATTCCTTCTTGCTGCCAATGGCCTCTTAGTTCTATATGTCTCTATCAACTTATTCAAGCTGTATTATGGAGATGATTGGGAGGGTCTGTATGAATCTATTACTGGTTACGGTCTTGGAGGATCTTCAATGGCTCTCTTCGGAAGAGTTGGTGGAGGTATATATACAAAAGCAGCAGATGTTGGTGCTGATCTAGTCGGCAAAGTTGAACGTAATATTCCTGAAGATGATCCGCGCAATCCAGCT GTTATTGCAGATAATGTAGGTGATAATGTAGGGGATATTGCTGGAATGGGCTCGGATTTATTTGGTTCCTATGCTGAGTCATCATGTGCTGCACTCTTTGTTGCATCCATTTCATCCTTTGGTAGCAGCCATGACTATTCAGCTATGTCATATCCTCTGATTATCAGCTCAATGGGAATTGTTGTTTGCCTGATAACGACTCTCTTTGCAACCAATATGTTTGAGATAAAGAAAGTGACTGAGATTGAACCATCTTTGAAGAGGCAACTTCTCATCTCAACTATTCTGATGACTGTTGGAATTGCTTTTGTCAGCTTCTTCACTCTGCCGTCGGAATTCACTATTTTCGACTTTGGATCTGACAAAGTGGTGAAGAACTG GCACCTATTCTTCTGTGTTTCAATTGGTTTATGGGCTGGCTTGGTCATTGGTTATACTACTGAATATTATACAAGCAGTGCTTACAG TCCAGTACAGGATGTGGCAGATTCTTGCAGGACTGGTGCTGCGAcgaatgttatatttggattggCTCTTGGATATAAATCTGTTATCATTCCCATATTTGCCATTGCCGCTTCTATTTACGTGAGCTTCAACTTGGCTGCTATGTATGGCATTGCAGTCGCTGCTCTGGGAATGCTTAGCACTATAGCTACAGGGCTCGCAATAGATGCTTATGGCCCTATCAGTGACAATGCTGGTGGTATTGCGGAGATGGCTGGAATGAACCACAGCATTCGTGAAAGGACTGATGCTCTCGATGCTGCTGGAAACACAACAGCTGCAATTGGCAAG GGTTTTGCAATTGAATCAGCAGCACTTGTTTCTCTTGCTTTGTTTGGTGCCTACGTGAGCAGAGCTGGTATCAAAACTGTCGATGTCTTGGCACCCAAGGTCTTCATTGGTTTGATAGTAGGAGCTATGCTTCCATATTGGTTCTCAGCCATGACAATGAAGAGCGTAGGAAGTGCAGCTCTGAAGATGGTTGAAGAAGTTCGCAGGCAGTTCAATACCATCCCAGGGCTGATGGAAGGAACAGCGAAACCAGATTATGCAACCTGTGTAAAAATCTCAACTGATGCTTCCCTCAAAGAGATGATTCCACCAGGTGCTTTGGTCATGTTAACACCTCTTATTGCTGGCACCTTTTTTGGAGTGGAAACACTAGCTGGTTTGCTCGCTGGTTCTCTCGTTTCTGGTGTTCAA GTTGCTATCTCGGCTTCAAACACAGGCGGGGCATGGGATAATGCCAAGAAGTACATAGAG GCTGGTGCAACAGAACATGCTAGAACATTAGGACCAAAAGGATCAGATGCTCACAAAGCTGCAGTTATTGGAGATACAGTGGGTGATCCTCTAAAGGACACTTCTGGTCCATCATTAAATATACTCATAAAGCTCATGGCTGTTGAATCTTTAGTGTTTGCTCCTTTCTTTGCTACACATGGGGGACTACTCTTCAAGTTACTGTAG
- the LOC107839688 gene encoding RNA pseudouridine synthase 1 isoform X1, which translates to MTVKLPLQIPLTNFFLSSSSTKFFQHHKFIWMASQSYFDYPTAASTDYPVPLSPPLPELSKEIEPHRALTASSKSALFTLERSHVIFEDEWLIAVNKPQGIYCESILSSLPDLLNDSGDKVSELHLANRLDRDTSGVMLITKLHKVAAKFVKAFTDHKVRKTYLAFCVGIAPKWEKITIKSGHGRSKYGAWRVYAASDAGRKLPGGSLVKDMETSFEVLSVNGLECFKQVSDLQKDEAVVVVQEQSVIGCDLKKDEILVRASPRSGRTHQIRLHCQYLGIPIRGDVRYEGVYEWKGSKYDGHDLHAESLSFDHPVTGKPILLQAPLPSWAIQPLRSQIK; encoded by the exons ATGACAGTAAAATTGCCTCTCCAAATTCCTTTAACAaatttcttcctttcttcttcttctaccaaATTCTTCCAACACCATAAGTTCATCTGGATGGCGAGCCAAAGCTACTTCGATTATCCGACAGCAGCAAGTACAGATTATCCAGTACCATTATCTCCGCCATTGCCGGAGTTATCTAAGGAAATTGAGCCGCATAGAGCCTTAACGGCTTCTTCTAAATCAGCTCTTTTTACTCTTGAAAGAAGTCATGTTATCTTCGAAGATGAATGGCTTATTGCGGTTAACAAGCCTCAAGGAATTTACTGTGAGAGTATTTTGTCTTCGCTTCCCGATTTACTCAATGACTCTG GGGATAAAGTTTCCGAGCTTCATTTAGCTAATAGACTTGATCGTGATACAAGTGGTGTGATGTTGATTACTAAGTTACACAAAGTAGCAGCTAAGTTTGTAAAAGCATTTACAGATCATAAGGTGCGGAAAACATACCTGGCTTTCTGTGTAGGGATTGCTCCAAAATGggaaaaaataactataaaatcaGGTCATGGACGGTCAAAATATGGAGCTTGGCGTGTTTATGCTGCATCGGATGCGGGCAGAAAACTGCCAGGCGGATCACTAGTTAAAGACATGGAGACCTCTTTTGAAGTATTATCAGTGAACGGTCTTGAGTGTTTTAAACAGGTTTCTGACTTACAAAAAGATGAAGCTGTAGTCGTAGTTCAAGAGCAATCAGTCATTGGTTGTGACTTGAAAAAAGATGAGATTTTGGTCAGGGCAAGCCCTCGGAGTGGAAGAACACACCAAATTCGCTTGCATTGCCAATATCTTGGAATTCCTATACGAGGAGATGTAAGATATGAAGGTGTGTATGAGTGGAAGGGAAGCAAATATGATGGCCATGATCTTCATGCAGAAAGTTTATCGTTTGATCATCCTGTTACTGGGAAACCGATCCTGCTTCAGGCACCTCTCCCTTCCTGGGCTATTCAACCTTTAAGGTCTCAGATCAAGTAA
- the LOC107839688 gene encoding RNA pseudouridine synthase 1 isoform X2 has translation MTVKLPLQIPLTNFFLSSSSTKFFQHHKFIWMASQSYFDYPTAASTDYPVPLSPPLPELSKEIEPHRALTASSKSALFTLERSHVIFEDEWLIAVNKPQGIYCESILSSLPDLLNDSGIAPKWEKITIKSGHGRSKYGAWRVYAASDAGRKLPGGSLVKDMETSFEVLSVNGLECFKQVSDLQKDEAVVVVQEQSVIGCDLKKDEILVRASPRSGRTHQIRLHCQYLGIPIRGDVRYEGVYEWKGSKYDGHDLHAESLSFDHPVTGKPILLQAPLPSWAIQPLRSQIK, from the exons ATGACAGTAAAATTGCCTCTCCAAATTCCTTTAACAaatttcttcctttcttcttcttctaccaaATTCTTCCAACACCATAAGTTCATCTGGATGGCGAGCCAAAGCTACTTCGATTATCCGACAGCAGCAAGTACAGATTATCCAGTACCATTATCTCCGCCATTGCCGGAGTTATCTAAGGAAATTGAGCCGCATAGAGCCTTAACGGCTTCTTCTAAATCAGCTCTTTTTACTCTTGAAAGAAGTCATGTTATCTTCGAAGATGAATGGCTTATTGCGGTTAACAAGCCTCAAGGAATTTACTGTGAGAGTATTTTGTCTTCGCTTCCCGATTTACTCAATGACTCTG GGATTGCTCCAAAATGggaaaaaataactataaaatcaGGTCATGGACGGTCAAAATATGGAGCTTGGCGTGTTTATGCTGCATCGGATGCGGGCAGAAAACTGCCAGGCGGATCACTAGTTAAAGACATGGAGACCTCTTTTGAAGTATTATCAGTGAACGGTCTTGAGTGTTTTAAACAGGTTTCTGACTTACAAAAAGATGAAGCTGTAGTCGTAGTTCAAGAGCAATCAGTCATTGGTTGTGACTTGAAAAAAGATGAGATTTTGGTCAGGGCAAGCCCTCGGAGTGGAAGAACACACCAAATTCGCTTGCATTGCCAATATCTTGGAATTCCTATACGAGGAGATGTAAGATATGAAGGTGTGTATGAGTGGAAGGGAAGCAAATATGATGGCCATGATCTTCATGCAGAAAGTTTATCGTTTGATCATCCTGTTACTGGGAAACCGATCCTGCTTCAGGCACCTCTCCCTTCCTGGGCTATTCAACCTTTAAGGTCTCAGATCAAGTAA